Proteins co-encoded in one Spirosoma endbachense genomic window:
- a CDS encoding NADP-dependent glyceraldehyde-3-phosphate dehydrogenase, translated as MNDSQLASLFPSNVSAIPADYRIEPIHQREYLINGEMRHWSGPVSEVYSPICIPAEGGTLERVLVGSFPVTTDKEALEALESAVNAYDNGRGEWPTMSIEGRVRCMETFIGKMLEKRQLVINLMMWEIGKNLADSIKEFDRTVKYIYDTIDALKNIDRASSRFRIEEGIIGQIRRSPLGVVLAMGPFNYPLNETYTTLIPSILMGNTILFKTPKHGSLLHYPLLEAFRTSFPKGVVNSLYGRGANVIPPVMKSGKINVLTLIGSSRVADELQRFHPKLNRLRSVMSLDAKNAAIILPDADLDVAVKECLLGSLSFNGQRCTAIKIIWVHRSVADEFLRRFGPEVSKLKPGMPWDAGAQITPLPEPSKPDYLAECIREAQAGGATVINESGGQMAGSLFKPAVVYPVLEGMKLYREEQFGPVVPVIPFDSIEEPINYIITADYGQQVSIFGTDTDQIAELIDPLVNQVSRVNINAQCQRGPDTFPFTGRKDSAEGTLSVEDALRSFSIRTVVATKDTVSNKEILNDIISEHKSKFLSTNFIF; from the coding sequence ATGAATGATTCTCAGCTAGCCAGTCTTTTCCCATCGAATGTGTCGGCTATTCCGGCCGACTACCGTATTGAACCGATTCACCAGCGCGAATACCTGATTAATGGAGAAATGCGCCACTGGAGTGGTCCCGTTTCGGAGGTATACTCGCCCATCTGTATACCCGCCGAAGGGGGTACTCTAGAACGTGTACTCGTTGGGAGTTTCCCGGTCACGACCGATAAGGAAGCGCTCGAAGCTTTAGAGTCTGCCGTCAATGCCTATGACAACGGTAGGGGAGAGTGGCCAACCATGTCCATCGAGGGCCGCGTTCGGTGCATGGAAACCTTCATCGGCAAAATGCTGGAAAAGCGGCAGCTGGTGATTAATTTGATGATGTGGGAGATTGGCAAGAATCTGGCCGACTCGATCAAGGAGTTTGATCGGACGGTCAAATACATCTACGACACCATTGATGCACTCAAAAACATCGACCGCGCAAGCTCCCGATTTCGCATTGAAGAAGGAATTATTGGGCAAATCCGGCGGTCTCCGCTGGGTGTCGTCTTAGCAATGGGGCCGTTTAACTACCCGCTTAATGAGACGTATACAACGCTCATTCCAAGCATTCTGATGGGCAACACCATTCTGTTTAAGACGCCTAAACACGGTTCCCTGCTACACTATCCGTTACTGGAAGCCTTCCGTACGAGCTTTCCGAAAGGTGTTGTCAACTCGCTCTATGGTCGTGGAGCCAATGTGATTCCGCCCGTTATGAAGTCGGGTAAGATCAATGTACTGACGCTGATTGGCTCTAGCCGTGTAGCCGATGAATTACAGCGATTCCATCCGAAGCTCAACCGGCTCCGGTCGGTAATGAGTCTGGATGCTAAAAATGCGGCAATTATTCTGCCCGATGCCGACCTGGATGTAGCCGTAAAAGAATGCCTGCTCGGATCGCTTTCGTTTAATGGTCAACGGTGCACAGCCATCAAAATCATCTGGGTACACCGTTCAGTTGCCGACGAGTTTCTGCGTCGCTTCGGACCGGAAGTGAGTAAGTTGAAACCAGGAATGCCGTGGGATGCCGGTGCTCAAATCACGCCTTTGCCTGAACCTAGCAAACCTGATTATCTGGCTGAATGTATTCGTGAAGCGCAGGCCGGAGGTGCAACTGTCATAAATGAAAGTGGTGGACAGATGGCTGGATCGCTGTTCAAGCCCGCCGTTGTTTACCCTGTTCTGGAAGGAATGAAACTGTATCGTGAAGAACAGTTTGGCCCCGTTGTTCCGGTAATACCGTTCGACTCTATCGAGGAGCCCATCAATTACATCATTACTGCCGACTATGGCCAGCAGGTGAGTATTTTTGGAACCGACACCGATCAGATTGCTGAGTTGATCGACCCGCTTGTCAATCAGGTAAGCCGTGTCAATATCAATGCTCAATGCCAGCGCGGGCCCGATACATTCCCGTTTACAGGGCGCAAAGATTCGGCCGAAGGAACGCTGTCTGTTGAGGATGCACTACGATCGTTTTCTATCCGAACGGTGGTTGCAACCAAAGATACAGTTTCCAATAAAGAGATACTGAATGACATTATTAGTGAGCATAAATCGAAATTTCTGTCAACAAATTTTATCTTTTAG
- a CDS encoding LytR/AlgR family response regulator transcription factor: MVLTCIIVEDELMSRKSLQRLCEQHGSLEVLGAFDSATTALDFLAEQMVDLIWLDIELPGLTGFEMLEKLPSIPFVVLTTSKTEYAFDAFQYQVTDYLKKPITLPRFNIAVEKVLELNSRAKPNSAIGRQEIYIKSEGRYIRLPFDTISYIENTGDYVKIFTPTQTHIVYTTMKYLEEKLGSQFLRVHRSFIVHLDKIVDIEENTLVISNKVIPISRANKSELMNRLNLL; the protein is encoded by the coding sequence ATGGTTTTGACCTGTATTATTGTTGAAGATGAACTGATGTCTCGCAAGTCGTTGCAACGACTTTGTGAACAACACGGTTCGTTAGAAGTTTTAGGTGCTTTTGACAGCGCCACTACCGCATTGGATTTTCTGGCTGAACAAATGGTTGATTTGATTTGGCTGGATATTGAATTGCCAGGCTTAACCGGTTTTGAGATGCTGGAAAAGCTGCCGTCGATCCCGTTTGTGGTTTTAACGACCAGTAAAACCGAATACGCTTTCGACGCCTTTCAATACCAGGTGACCGACTACCTTAAAAAACCAATTACGCTGCCCCGTTTCAACATAGCCGTTGAGAAAGTATTGGAACTGAATAGCCGCGCTAAACCAAATTCAGCCATTGGGCGACAGGAGATATACATTAAGTCCGAGGGACGATATATTCGACTGCCGTTTGATACAATTTCTTACATCGAAAACACGGGTGACTATGTGAAAATTTTTACTCCAACACAGACGCATATTGTCTATACAACAATGAAATACCTGGAAGAAAAACTAGGTAGCCAGTTTCTTCGCGTACATCGATCCTTTATCGTTCATCTGGATAAGATCGTTGATATTGAAGAAAATACGCTGGTAATCAGCAATAAAGTGATTCCGATCAGTCGAGCCAATAAATCAGAATTGATGAATCGGCTCAATCTGTTATGA
- a CDS encoding PAS domain S-box protein, with product MTQTGDADLFKRRFEREKAARTQAEVILEKKALELYDANEQLKHLNENLEQQIRDKLAELRESEQRYRQLIESVQDIIYKIAPNGVFTFVSSVVEKLLGYTEQEFVGKHFTDFVAPGYRKQLVEFYQTMLLERLDSTYTEFPVVAKDGRIVWIGQTVRSINNNNEISELVAVARDVSDRKQTEIELQTTQTRLSTLITSLQSGVLVKDEQRRVILVNQLFCDIFDVKESPQQLIGLDYSQSAEQFKHLMEDPNGFVQQIEQLVQNRQATVGEEIRMVNGRILERDYVPIYFGEEFMGHLWKYSDVTEKYLARERIRRSEEKYRGIMNNMELGLLEVDNDQRIIRSYERFCKMIGYTENELIGKKADEFLVAPEFNTVINQQQRERQQGNAGSYELQLVKRDGSRIWVLVSGVPILDEEGSIVGSMGIHYDLTERKQLEEELEKAKQIADDARQAEKQFLANMSHEIRTPLNAIIGMSHLLFDTQPSRQQREYIDILKTSADFLHSLISDLLDMTKIEAGRIEVYARPFDLGGLLRAVQKVFEMKIQGRPIDIDVMLDARITDNFIGDDVMLNQILMNLVGNAEKFTEEGSIQITARIRKQDETNYWIEFTVADTGIGIPEEKLEVVFQKFKQVNPQGHKHKGTGLGLAITKELVEIQGGTIAVKSREGEGSQFTFMLPFRKGDALAEPAPSAVGDASMADELKVCHILVVEDNLMNQKYISSLLTKWNMPYTLALDGKQAVEEAKKQRFDIILMDIQMPIMNGYEATVAIRSTHNPNQHIPIIALTASAMLDHKNIALEAGMNDFLTKPFEPAQLRDLLQRYAPAELQADAENVIDRERLTLLYGTDTAYAAEMFSTFLTDIIPEINELSTLCLEQNRTLLSRKVHKLKPTFGMVGLSILEEKMVQLEKIIKQGSENEILQIYCNDIIVKTNEMIPVLEEEAQKLS from the coding sequence ATGACACAAACAGGTGATGCCGATTTATTTAAAAGGCGTTTTGAACGCGAGAAAGCTGCCCGAACTCAGGCTGAAGTTATTTTAGAAAAAAAAGCGCTGGAGCTTTACGATGCGAATGAACAGCTTAAGCACTTAAATGAAAATCTTGAACAACAGATTCGGGATAAACTGGCTGAACTTCGTGAGAGTGAACAGCGCTATCGTCAGCTCATCGAGTCCGTTCAGGATATCATTTATAAGATTGCGCCCAATGGTGTTTTTACCTTTGTCAGCTCTGTCGTTGAAAAGCTGCTGGGCTATACAGAACAGGAGTTTGTCGGTAAGCATTTTACGGATTTTGTAGCGCCTGGCTATCGAAAACAGCTCGTCGAGTTTTATCAGACGATGCTGCTTGAGCGCCTGGATAGTACCTATACTGAGTTCCCGGTAGTTGCCAAAGATGGGCGTATTGTCTGGATCGGTCAGACGGTTCGATCGATTAATAACAACAACGAAATAAGCGAACTCGTGGCCGTAGCGCGCGATGTGTCCGATCGTAAACAGACCGAAATAGAATTACAGACCACCCAAACCCGACTCTCGACGCTTATAACCAGCCTGCAATCCGGGGTGCTGGTTAAAGATGAACAACGACGTGTCATTCTGGTCAATCAGTTGTTTTGCGACATTTTTGATGTTAAAGAAAGTCCGCAGCAATTGATCGGGCTCGATTATTCCCAATCGGCCGAGCAATTCAAGCATTTGATGGAAGATCCGAACGGATTTGTTCAGCAGATTGAACAACTGGTTCAGAATCGCCAGGCAACGGTCGGTGAGGAAATCAGGATGGTGAATGGCCGTATTCTGGAGCGCGATTATGTCCCCATTTACTTCGGTGAGGAGTTTATGGGGCATTTGTGGAAGTACAGTGATGTCACCGAAAAATACCTGGCTCGCGAACGTATTCGCCGAAGTGAAGAAAAGTACCGGGGGATTATGAATAACATGGAACTGGGGTTGCTGGAAGTAGACAATGACCAGAGGATTATTCGGTCTTACGAGCGGTTCTGTAAGATGATCGGCTATACAGAAAACGAGCTGATTGGTAAAAAAGCCGATGAGTTTCTGGTTGCTCCCGAATTTAACACTGTTATTAACCAGCAGCAACGCGAGCGGCAGCAGGGAAATGCGGGGTCTTACGAATTACAGCTTGTGAAACGGGACGGTAGCCGCATTTGGGTGCTGGTCAGTGGCGTTCCCATTCTGGACGAAGAGGGATCAATTGTTGGTTCGATGGGCATTCACTATGACCTGACTGAACGTAAGCAGCTGGAAGAGGAACTGGAGAAGGCAAAACAGATTGCCGACGATGCCCGGCAGGCTGAAAAGCAGTTTCTGGCTAACATGAGCCATGAGATCAGAACGCCCCTCAATGCCATTATTGGCATGTCGCACCTGCTCTTTGATACGCAGCCAAGCCGTCAACAACGGGAGTACATTGATATTCTGAAAACATCTGCTGATTTTTTACATAGTCTAATCTCCGATCTGCTGGATATGACCAAAATAGAAGCCGGCCGAATTGAGGTATATGCCCGACCATTCGATCTGGGGGGCCTGCTCAGGGCTGTTCAAAAAGTGTTTGAAATGAAAATTCAGGGCCGCCCGATCGACATTGATGTGATGCTCGATGCCCGAATCACCGATAATTTTATTGGGGATGATGTGATGTTAAACCAGATATTGATGAATCTGGTTGGAAACGCTGAAAAATTTACCGAGGAAGGAAGTATTCAGATTACGGCCCGGATCAGAAAGCAGGATGAAACAAATTACTGGATCGAATTTACGGTCGCTGATACCGGTATAGGTATTCCGGAGGAAAAACTGGAGGTAGTGTTTCAGAAATTTAAGCAGGTAAATCCACAGGGGCATAAGCACAAAGGAACCGGCCTGGGCCTTGCTATAACGAAGGAACTGGTTGAAATTCAGGGCGGTACTATAGCTGTCAAGAGCCGGGAGGGAGAGGGCAGCCAGTTTACGTTTATGCTCCCATTTCGCAAAGGCGACGCATTGGCTGAACCCGCACCATCCGCTGTCGGAGATGCCTCGATGGCTGACGAACTAAAGGTTTGTCATATTCTGGTTGTAGAGGATAACCTCATGAATCAGAAGTATATCAGTAGCCTGCTTACCAAATGGAACATGCCCTATACGCTTGCACTGGATGGTAAACAGGCCGTTGAAGAAGCTAAAAAACAGCGCTTCGATATCATTCTGATGGATATACAGATGCCCATTATGAATGGCTATGAAGCAACTGTTGCCATTAGAAGTACGCACAATCCCAATCAGCATATCCCAATTATCGCTTTAACCGCATCGGCCATGCTCGATCATAAAAATATAGCGCTGGAGGCAGGAATGAACGATTTCCTGACCAAGCCATTTGAGCCTGCCCAGCTTCGTGATTTACTACAGCGGTATGCGCCAGCTGAGCTTCAGGCCGATGCCGAAAATGTAATTGATCGGGAGCGATTAACGCTTTTATATGGAACCGATACCGCCTACGCAGCTGAAATGTTCTCAACCTTTCTGACAGATATCATCCCTGAAATCAATGAGTTATCAACACTGTGCCTGGAGCAAAACCGTACCCTATTGTCGCGCAAAGTACACAAGCTAAAACCGACCTTTGGCATGGTGGGTTTGTCGATACTTGAAGAAAAAATGGTTCAATTGGAAAAGATAATAAAGCAAGGATCTGAAAATGAAATATTGCAAATATATTGTAACGATATTATCGTAAAAACTAATGAAATGATTCCTGTTTTGGAAGAAGAAGCACAAAAGCTATCGTAG
- a CDS encoding heme NO-binding domain-containing protein, which produces MKGIVFTEFLEMIEEKFDYKLVDQLLTESDLPSGGTYTTIGTYDHLEMVTLVSKLSEHTHIPVPDLLRSYGRYMFITFTKSYRPFVDRSDSAFSLLNSIQHYIHVEVKKIYPDAELPHFTVEQPTENHLRMYYESERKLSDFAYGLIDGCLAYFGEKATITKTNLTDDGSHVLFDIVKE; this is translated from the coding sequence ATGAAAGGAATTGTATTTACCGAGTTTTTAGAGATGATTGAGGAGAAGTTCGACTATAAATTAGTAGATCAATTACTGACAGAGAGTGACCTTCCTTCGGGAGGAACCTATACGACTATCGGTACTTACGATCACCTCGAAATGGTCACATTAGTTAGTAAGCTAAGCGAACACACGCACATTCCGGTACCTGACTTACTTCGATCCTATGGTCGGTACATGTTTATTACCTTCACAAAAAGTTACCGGCCTTTCGTCGATCGTTCTGATTCAGCGTTTAGCCTCCTCAATTCCATTCAGCATTATATTCATGTGGAAGTAAAAAAAATATATCCAGACGCTGAATTACCCCATTTTACGGTCGAACAACCAACCGAGAATCATTTGCGTATGTACTATGAGTCTGAGCGAAAACTGTCGGATTTTGCGTATGGACTGATCGACGGCTGTTTAGCTTATTTTGGCGAAAAGGCAACCATCACGAAAACGAATCTCACGGACGACGGTAGTCATGTACTTTTTGATATTGTGAAGGAATGA
- a CDS encoding RNA polymerase sigma factor — MNLKLNDEEVIRQYLTSSPNDCFETLYNRYVNKVYNRCYSLTKDSEKAQDFTHDIFIKMFSYLDRFEERSTFSTWLYSISYNYCMDQLRLGNRLTMTTLVEEEDESEGHAISTDEPVDLEYSMQQLTKAMNSLSQEEAMILRLKYQDDMDIRQIANLLQLKDSAVKMRLKRSRDKVRQLCGATIFAD, encoded by the coding sequence ATGAACCTTAAACTGAATGACGAAGAGGTAATCCGGCAATACCTTACCTCAAGTCCTAATGATTGCTTTGAAACCCTTTACAATCGTTACGTCAATAAAGTCTACAATCGGTGTTATTCTTTAACTAAGGACTCCGAGAAAGCACAGGATTTTACGCACGATATCTTCATCAAGATGTTTTCGTACCTCGATCGTTTTGAAGAACGGTCAACGTTTTCGACCTGGTTATATTCTATTTCCTATAATTACTGTATGGATCAGCTCCGATTGGGCAATCGGCTGACGATGACGACCCTGGTAGAAGAGGAGGACGAGTCTGAGGGTCACGCGATAAGCACTGATGAACCTGTTGATCTGGAATACAGCATGCAACAGCTCACCAAGGCAATGAACTCCCTATCGCAGGAAGAAGCGATGATTTTACGATTGAAATATCAGGACGACATGGATATCCGGCAAATTGCCAACCTGCTTCAACTGAAGGATAGTGCCGTAAAAATGCGGCTGAAACGCTCACGCGATAAAGTCAGGCAGTTATGTGGAGCAACCATATTTGCCGATTAA
- a CDS encoding dipeptidase, producing MFTIDAHLDLSMNAMEWNRDLRQPVGRLREREQGMTDKPDRTKATVSLPDLRRGNIGLVVATQIARFVAPGNPLPGWQSPEQAWAQTQGQQIWYKTMEEAGEMVQICDLTSLENHLALWSDGTPNDQKPVGYILSLEGADSIITPAYVERAYAYGLRAIGPAHYGPGRYAQGTDATGFMGAAGQALLSEMERFNIILDATHLCDDSFWEALDYFNGPIWASHNNCRALVNHNRQFSDEQIRELIVRDAVIGGALDAWMMVPNWVRGQSTPEGMNCKLAVMIDHLDHICQIAGNANHIGIGSDLDGAFGKEQCPYDLETIADLQKIPDLLRQRGYTEEDVAKVMHGNWLRFLRKVWR from the coding sequence ATGTTTACAATTGATGCCCACCTCGACCTGAGTATGAACGCGATGGAGTGGAATCGTGACCTCCGTCAGCCAGTCGGGCGATTGCGCGAACGCGAGCAGGGTATGACCGATAAGCCTGATCGGACGAAGGCGACTGTGTCGCTGCCCGACCTTCGTCGTGGCAATATTGGCCTGGTGGTGGCAACACAGATTGCCCGCTTCGTTGCACCCGGTAATCCATTGCCGGGCTGGCAATCGCCGGAGCAGGCCTGGGCACAGACGCAGGGCCAGCAGATCTGGTATAAAACGATGGAAGAAGCGGGCGAAATGGTTCAAATCTGCGATCTGACGAGCCTTGAAAATCACTTGGCCCTTTGGAGTGACGGTACACCGAACGACCAGAAACCAGTCGGTTACATTCTGAGTCTTGAGGGTGCTGATTCGATTATTACGCCAGCCTACGTAGAGCGGGCGTATGCGTATGGGTTGCGGGCCATCGGGCCAGCGCACTATGGTCCCGGTCGCTACGCGCAGGGTACGGACGCAACGGGTTTCATGGGGGCCGCCGGACAGGCGTTACTCAGCGAGATGGAGCGCTTTAATATTATTCTGGACGCGACCCATTTGTGCGACGATAGTTTCTGGGAGGCACTGGATTATTTTAATGGGCCGATTTGGGCCAGTCACAATAACTGCCGCGCCCTGGTTAACCATAATCGTCAGTTCAGCGACGAACAAATTCGGGAACTCATCGTGCGCGACGCGGTCATTGGCGGAGCGCTGGATGCCTGGATGATGGTGCCTAACTGGGTGCGGGGCCAATCGACCCCCGAAGGTATGAATTGTAAGTTAGCCGTTATGATCGACCATCTCGATCACATTTGTCAGATTGCTGGCAATGCCAATCACATCGGTATCGGTTCTGACCTAGATGGTGCATTCGGGAAAGAGCAGTGCCCCTACGATTTGGAAACCATTGCCGATCTCCAGAAAATCCCCGATTTATTACGTCAGCGTGGCTATACGGAGGAAGACGTGGCTAAAGTTATGCATGGTAACTGGCTCCGTTTTTTGAGGAAAGTGTGGCGTTGA
- a CDS encoding D-TA family PLP-dependent enzyme, which produces MQQTPWYWIDDVSHLDTPSLVLYPNRVQQNIALLIKSIDDINRLRPHVKTHKSREATRLMLDAGIRKFKCATIAEAEMLALCGAPDILLAYQPNGAKMHRLLVLMKDYPTIQFACLVDNLITSRQLSELAVSAGLIVPVYIDLNVGMNRTGIAPTDEVLTLFAELDQLKGVQPVGLHAYDGHLRNPDFAVRTADCDAAFAPVQRLSDTLVARGFPQPSIVIGGSPTFPIHAKRPGVDCSPGTFIYWDKGYQTGLPEQPFLTAALVVARVISLPDATKVCLDIGHKSVAAEGDLAQRVTFLNAPELKAIGQSEEHLVVEAGSDHAYQIGDVLYGLPNHICPTVALYERAYTIENGAVTNEWLTIARDRMISV; this is translated from the coding sequence ATGCAACAAACCCCTTGGTACTGGATTGACGATGTCTCGCATCTCGACACGCCTTCATTGGTGCTGTACCCCAACCGGGTGCAACAAAATATTGCATTGCTGATCAAGTCTATTGACGACATTAACCGGCTGCGACCACACGTAAAGACGCACAAATCGCGTGAAGCAACCCGACTGATGCTGGATGCGGGTATCCGCAAGTTCAAGTGTGCGACGATTGCCGAAGCCGAAATGCTGGCGCTATGCGGGGCTCCGGATATTCTATTGGCCTATCAACCCAATGGTGCTAAAATGCATCGGCTGCTGGTGTTGATGAAAGACTATCCAACGATTCAGTTTGCCTGTCTGGTCGATAATCTGATTACGAGCCGTCAGCTTTCAGAACTGGCCGTATCGGCCGGGTTGATCGTGCCCGTTTATATCGATCTGAACGTGGGAATGAACCGCACAGGTATCGCACCAACAGACGAGGTACTTACGCTCTTTGCCGAACTCGACCAGTTGAAAGGCGTTCAGCCTGTCGGATTGCATGCGTATGATGGTCACCTTCGTAACCCGGATTTCGCCGTTCGTACCGCCGATTGCGATGCCGCCTTTGCGCCAGTGCAACGACTAAGCGACACGCTGGTAGCTCGTGGTTTTCCACAACCCAGTATTGTTATTGGTGGAAGCCCGACTTTCCCGATTCATGCCAAAAGACCGGGCGTGGACTGTAGCCCAGGTACGTTCATTTATTGGGACAAAGGCTACCAGACCGGCTTACCTGAACAACCGTTTCTGACGGCCGCGCTCGTTGTGGCACGGGTAATTTCATTGCCCGACGCCACCAAAGTTTGCCTGGATATAGGCCATAAATCAGTTGCCGCAGAGGGCGATCTGGCGCAACGCGTCACGTTTCTGAACGCACCCGAATTGAAAGCAATTGGCCAGAGTGAAGAACACCTGGTTGTTGAAGCGGGATCGGATCATGCTTATCAGATCGGTGACGTGCTGTATGGATTGCCCAATCATATTTGCCCAACGGTTGCGCTTTATGAGCGAGCTTATACCATCGAAAACGGTGCGGTTACGAATGAATGGCTAACCATTGCCAGAGATCGAATGATTTCCGTATAG
- a CDS encoding RidA family protein, whose product MQADVLTPEIAFAQTGLSLPPAPQPLGVYKPYLIDGKYLYISGHGPVRDDKSLIIGRIGADLDIEQGKLAARQVGLAILSTIKTHLGSLDRVKRVIKVLGMVNCVAEFERHPYVINGCSELFAEVWGTENGIGVRSAVGMGSLPDNIPVEVEALFELA is encoded by the coding sequence ATGCAAGCTGACGTATTGACCCCTGAAATAGCCTTCGCGCAAACCGGTCTCTCGTTGCCCCCCGCTCCCCAGCCGCTGGGCGTTTATAAGCCGTATCTCATTGACGGGAAATACCTGTATATATCGGGCCACGGTCCGGTTCGGGATGACAAAAGCCTCATTATTGGCCGTATTGGCGCCGATCTGGATATCGAGCAGGGGAAATTAGCCGCCCGGCAGGTAGGATTGGCCATCTTATCGACAATTAAAACCCATTTAGGTAGTCTCGATCGGGTGAAACGCGTCATTAAAGTGTTGGGCATGGTCAACTGTGTAGCCGAATTTGAGCGTCATCCATACGTCATCAATGGCTGTAGCGAATTGTTCGCCGAGGTCTGGGGAACAGAGAATGGAATTGGCGTTCGATCGGCCGTGGGTATGGGGTCATTACCCGACAATATTCCGGTTGAAGTCGAGGCATTATTTGAACTGGCCTGA
- a CDS encoding amidohydrolase/deacetylase family metallohydrolase produces MKKIQFLLFVIISSLGRLAYAQTTSIVIKGGHVIDPKNNLNEVLDIAILDGEINQIGKNLDTKGADQVVDARGLYVTPGLIDIHTHVFFGTNLDQAYSNGPNALPPDGFTFRNGVTTIVDAGSAGWRDFETFKKQTIDRSQTRVLAMLNIVGSGMRGGKFEQNIDDMDASQTAALAKQYPDWIVGVKLAHYSGYNWTPTERTVEAGKLANLPVMIDFGGSTPTLSIEDLFLKYLRPGDIYTHCFGQLKSREPILDVSTSQIKPFVWEAKKKGILFDVGYGGLSFAFSQAIPALKSGFYPNTISTDIHNGSMNNAMKDMLNVMSKFMAMGMDLPGVIKASTWNPAQAIRRPELGHLSVGSVADVAILNVRGGKFEVRDTGYFGFFDYTGHKIEGRQKLECEMTIRKGKIVYDLDGIASPVVVTQKPRS; encoded by the coding sequence GTGAAGAAAATACAGTTTTTACTTTTTGTGATCATCAGCTCGTTGGGCAGGCTGGCTTATGCCCAAACGACTAGTATTGTGATCAAGGGGGGGCATGTTATTGACCCTAAGAACAACCTTAACGAAGTACTGGATATTGCCATACTGGATGGTGAAATCAACCAGATTGGTAAAAATCTGGACACCAAAGGGGCTGATCAGGTTGTCGATGCCAGGGGCTTGTATGTTACGCCCGGCCTGATCGATATCCATACCCACGTTTTTTTTGGAACAAACCTGGATCAGGCATACAGCAATGGTCCTAACGCGCTGCCCCCCGATGGGTTTACGTTTCGCAACGGAGTGACTACCATCGTAGATGCGGGTAGTGCTGGCTGGCGCGATTTCGAAACGTTCAAAAAACAAACGATCGACCGTTCGCAAACGCGCGTGCTGGCCATGCTCAACATTGTCGGGAGCGGTATGCGGGGCGGAAAGTTCGAACAGAACATCGATGATATGGATGCCAGCCAGACGGCGGCTTTGGCGAAACAGTATCCCGATTGGATAGTCGGTGTCAAGCTGGCGCACTATAGCGGCTATAACTGGACACCAACCGAACGTACTGTCGAAGCCGGAAAACTGGCTAATCTGCCTGTTATGATTGATTTTGGGGGCAGTACACCCACACTGTCCATTGAAGACCTGTTTCTGAAATACCTTCGACCGGGCGACATTTACACCCACTGCTTCGGGCAATTAAAGTCGCGTGAGCCCATTCTGGATGTGTCTACGAGCCAAATCAAACCGTTCGTCTGGGAGGCAAAGAAGAAGGGAATCCTCTTCGATGTAGGTTATGGAGGACTTAGTTTCGCGTTTTCACAGGCTATTCCAGCCCTGAAAAGTGGCTTTTATCCAAACACGATCAGTACGGATATTCATAACGGAAGCATGAACAATGCCATGAAAGACATGCTGAATGTGATGTCGAAATTTATGGCTATGGGAATGGATTTGCCGGGTGTCATCAAAGCGAGTACCTGGAACCCAGCACAGGCCATCAGACGTCCGGAGTTAGGTCATTTATCGGTCGGTTCGGTAGCCGATGTTGCCATTCTAAACGTTCGTGGTGGTAAATTCGAAGTGCGTGATACGGGTTATTTCGGTTTCTTTGACTACACGGGCCATAAGATTGAAGGCAGGCAAAAGCTGGAATGTGAAATGACCATTCGAAAGGGGAAAATTGTCTATGATCTGGATGGTATTGCCAGTCCGGTTGTTGTTACGCAAAAGCCACGCTCGTAA